A genomic region of Scomber japonicus isolate fScoJap1 chromosome 5, fScoJap1.pri, whole genome shotgun sequence contains the following coding sequences:
- the dennd4a gene encoding C-myc promoter-binding protein: protein MMEDKGPRVADYFVVAGLTDSSKLLEDELHFDDAGPKSVKPNAPITDVAVVIRSLGEEVPPGFTCIESTPSGLSAELNGASLRGPQIFLCIKRGRDKPPLTDLGVLYEWKEKLKPGCHIVQTTPSGRPANISSSSSQRIYITYRRAPKSQPHTSLAVTDVCIIIPGKGETPPHTFCKVDKNLNSSMWGSSVYLCYKKSLAKANTIACKAGLLCRYPEEDYESFPLPESVPMFCLPMGATIECWPAHTKHSLPVFSTFVLTGASGEKVYGAAIQFYEPYSEEHLSERQRSQLGLPSSDLGPDGSRNVYSNKSICLLSHWPFFQSFRSFLTFLYRYSISGPHALPIEKHISHFMHNVPFPSTQRPRILVQLSPHDSLILSQPVSSPLPLSGGSLSTLLLNLGPKNAATLLVLAVTEHKILVHSLRPAVLTSVTEALVSMIFPFHWPCPYIPLCPLALAGVLSAPCPFIVGVDSRYFDLYVPPADISCVDLDTNTIFQKDDKKALTWKILPRRACKHLLNTLNKLHQQLTEDGQFNREDVQIEQTVADSELTSGKSLHTLELEIQEAFLRFMAAILRGYRSYLQPITQAPSEKTTDANSLFDLQGFLKSRDRSHQRFYSLMTKTQMFSRFIEECSFVSDKDASLAFFDECVDKLFTTGGKMDSERPEDTRLIELDESHRSEHTVYINPPELPPLPQGEEHPLCYSYSGFPVLNAELLEPLEGPNPPSAGLASRHSSPASPTAIFRRSKQEIKLAQRMAKTYSSMPQMWSKCLLRHCYGLWFICLPGFVSTCHSKVRALRMAYDVLRKMQDKKLQAPDEVCYRVLLQLCGQYSQPVLAVRVLFEMKKAGVQPNAITYGYYNKAVLESTWPSTTRGGYFLWGKLRNVVLGVVQFKQAGRKHQTPQRDPQLSDGSDLDTVSHGSLDSANDSAERTSIDTDFTKMDSSDDGFSTGGQSDQGYDSLSKEEERMCSRESDSMPLLEDKGPRQSSDGRLVSSPSGDTALCGVLPKSERPKSLDLSSGHGALRLAVPHLTSTKQHHLAADRLHGVEEEEMESDKSKQKPLVERSCSTGTVNRTGIEMGFDPLSLMVTATVQESDQGNISTPTASRELAEEIENYINNTNSPLKSHTPSMHLQNPSSPLLHSASSPHASPRPSTLLRSNTQLPLPVKPRDRLRPSPSLPLGVSNKDRERPSSLVSPSSPTPSTSSFSMDSLFTPTLDIFKSSVISAGKGVAEKASRLYSRLSSQTSLTQDSNCDQISVSSLTSGEADCSSLLDNDSCLDPDGFTSPQHGSISRLRRSPIVGHTNLSSPSTPNRVFRHNSFSGGLALPSKTPHTPDSSPDTSRFQPTPNYTIEVLMSSCSLCKTCDCLVYDEEIMAGWTADDSNLNSTCPFCGTAFLPFLNVEIKDLRPQSRSSKESNPVTEEDTSVSLNPEAKMSAADRSAQSPAAPPQESSRSAGPATISAPTSASSPVTVPYLSPLVLWKELESLLVNEGDQAISSPSVVDQHPIVFWNLVWYFRRLELPSNLPALILASQHYSHGDQTFQNISSEDSKQVLVRIMWDNLKLHQDKVQPCYVLWNTHCANSLVRSGLCEEGQLFTVELLQGFVRSIKKSDVYQPMSQIIQLLGPELGFKRQRSLYRDLLFLTLVSLGKNNINIDAFDREYKLAYDRLTPNLVKLTHNCDRPPGAGVMECRRTFGEPSL from the exons ATGATGGAGGATAAAGGGCCTCGTGTAGCCGACTACTTTGTGGTTGCTGGCCTCACCGACTCGTCCAAGCTTTTGGAGGATGAGCTCCATTTTGACGACGCCGGTCCGAAGTCTGTGAAACCCAATGCCCCCATCACCGATGTTGCTGTGGTGATCCGTTCCCTGGGTGAGGAGGTACCCCCGGGCTTCACCTGTATAGAAAGCACTCCGTCAGGCCTCTCTGCAGAACTCAATGGAGCTAGCCTCCGGGGCCCGCAGATATTCTTGTGCATCAAGCGAGGCAGAGATAAGCCTCCACTGACAGATCTTGG GGTTTTGTATGAGTGGAAAGAGAAGCTGAAGCCTGGATGTCACATCGTCCAGACCACACCCTCAGGTCGCCCTGCCAACATCAGCAGCTCATCCTCCCAACGCATCTACATCACCTACCGCCGCGCCCCTAAGAGCCAGCCCCACACTTCACTGGCTGTCACTGATGTCTGCATCATCATCCCCGGCAAAGGGGAGACGCCCCCTCACACCTTCTGCAAGGTGGACAAGAACCTCAACAGCAGCATG TGGGGCTCATCAGTCTACCTTTGTTATAAGAAGTCTCTGGCTAAAGCAAACACAATCGCATGCAAAGCAG GTCTGTTGTGCAGGTACCCTGAAGAGGACTATGAGTCCTTCCCACTGCCTGAGTCAGTGCCAATGTTCTGCCTGCCCATGGGGGCAACGATCGAGTGCTGGCCAGCACACACCAAACACTCCCTGCCTGTCTTTTCAACATTTGTACTGACTGGTGCCTCTGGAGAAAAG GTGTACGGAGCAGCGATCCAGTTCTATGAGCCTTACTCAGAGGAGCACCTGTCTGAGCGTCAGCGCTCACAGCTTGGCTTACCGAGCTCTGATCTCGGACCTGATGGGAGCAGAAACGTGTACAGCAACAAGAGCATCTGTCTCCTCTCCCACTGGCCCTTCTTCCAGTCCTTCAGGAGCTTTCTCACTTTCCTCTACCGATACTCCATTTCTGGACCACACGCCCTGCCTATTGAAAA GCACATCTCTCACTTCATGCACAATGTGCCATTTCCCTCGACTCAGAGACCACGCATCCTAGTGCAG CTGTCTCCACATGACAGCCTCATACTGAGCCAACCTGTGTCCTCTCCACTGCCTCTAAG TGGTGGAAGCCTTTCTACATTACTGCTGAATCTGGGCCCGAAAAACGCAGCCACTCTGCTAGTGTTGGCTGTCACAGAGCACAAGATCCTAGTTCACTCACTGCGTCCAgctgtactcaccagtgttacAGAGGCCCTCGTTTCT aTGATCTTCCCCTTCCACTGGCCATGCCCTTACATACCCCTATGCCCACTGGCACTGGCCGGTGTGCTCAGTGCGCCGTGCCCTTTCATTGTGGGTGTAGACTCCAGATACTTTGACCTTTATGTGCCCCCAGCTGACATCAGCTGTGTGGATCTTGACACCAACACTATCTTCCA AAAAGATGACAAGAAGGCTTTAACATGGAAAATCTTGCCCAGGAGAGCCTGCAAACATCTTCTAAATACCCTGAATAAGCTCCATCAGCAGCTTACTGAGG ATGGTCAGTTTAACCGTGAAGATGTCCAGATTGAACAAACGGTGGCCGACAGCGAGCTCACCAGTGGGAAGAGCCTCCACACTCTGGAGCTGGAGATCCAGGAGGCCTTCCTACGCTTCATGGCAGCCATCCTACGAGGCTACCGTTCCTACCTGCAGCCCATCACCCAAGCCCCCTCTGAAAAGACCACTGATGCCAACTCCCTTTTTGACCTCCAAG GCTTCCTCAAGAGCAGAGATCGCTCCCATCAGAGGTTTTACTCCCTCATGACCAAGACCCAAATGTTCAGCCGTTTCATAGAGGAGTGCTCCTTTGTCAGTGATAAAGATGCCAGCCTGGCTTTCTTTGATGAGTGTGTTGATAAG CTATTTACCACTGGAGGCAAG ATGGACAGTGAACGGCCAGAGGACACCAGACTGATCGAACTGGATGAATCCCACCGCAGCGAGCACACCGTCTATATCAACCCTCCAGAGCTGCCTCCACTGCCACAGGGAGAAGAGCATCCTCTGTGCTATAG CTACTCTGGGTTCCCTGTGCTGAATGCTGAGCTCCTGGAACCGCTGGAGGGACCAAATCCTCCATCAGCCGGCTTGGCTTCACGCCACAGCAGCCCAGCCAGCCCCACAGCCATCTTTAGACGCTCTAAACAG GAGATCAAATTGGCTCAAAGGATGGCCAAAACCTATTCATCTATGCCTCAGATGTGGTCCAAATGTCTGCTGCGTCACTGCTACGGCCTATGGTTCATCTGCCTGCCAGGTTTTGTCAGCACCTGCCACTCGAAGGTGCGGGCTCTACGCATGGCTTATGATGTGCTGAGGAAGATGCAAGACAAGAAGCTTCAGGCTCCAGATGAG GTGTGTTACCGTGTGTTGCTGCAGCTGTGTGGACAGTACAGCCAGCCAGTTCTGGCTGTCAGAGTACTGTTTGAGATGAAGAAGGCCGGAGTTCAACCAAATGCAATCACCTATGGATACTACAACAAG GCGGTGTTGGAGAGCACCTGGCCCTCCACCACCCGAGGAGGCTACTTTTTGTGGGGAAAGCTGAGGAACGTGGTCCTAGGTGTGGTCCAGTTCAAGCAAGCAGGCAGAAAACACCAGACGCCGCAAAGAGATCCCCAGCTCTCAG ACGGCAGTGATCTTGACACAGTCAGTCACGGCAGCTTGGACAGTGCTAATGACTCTGCCGAGCGCACTTCCATTGACACTGACTTCACTAAAATGGACTCCAGTGATGATGGATTTAGTACAG GTGGACAGTCAGACCAAGGCTATGATTCCTTGtccaaagaggaggagaggatgtgcagcagagagagtgacagCATGCCACTGCTGGAAGACAAAGGACCGAGGCAGTCCAGTGA TGGCAGATTGGTTTCCAGTCCCTCTGGTGACACTGCTCTGTGTGGAGTTCTGCCAAAATCAGAGCGACCAAAGTCTCTGGACCTGTCTAGTGGACATGGAGCTCTGAGACTCGCCGTCCCTCACCTCACCTCAACGAAGCAGCACCATCTAGCTGCTGACAGATTGCATggagtggaggaagaagagatggagTCTGATAAGAGTAAACAGAAACCCCTAGTGGAGAGGAGCTGCAGTACCGGGACTGTGAACAGGACAGGTATCGAGATGGGGTTTGATCCTCTGTCACTGATGGTGACAGCAACAGTACAAGAGAGCGACCAGGGCAACATCAGCACACCCACCGCCTCCCGTGAGCTCGCTGAGGAGATTGAGAACTATATAAACAACACCAATAGCCCTCTGAAGAGCCACACACCCAGTATGCACTTGCAGAACCCCTCAAGTCCCTTGTTGCACTCTGCGTCATCTCCTCACGCCTCTCCCCGACCCTCCACCCTGCTCCGCTCCAACACACAACTTCCACTGCCTGTTAAACCCAGGGATCGGCTGAGGCCATCACCGTCTCTTCCCCTGGGTGTTAGTAACAAAGATAGGGAGAGGCCTTCCTCCTTGGTGTCACCCTCATCACCCACTCCCTCCACCTCATCGTTCTCCATGGACTCCCTGTTCACACCAACTCTGGACATCTTTAAGAGCAGCGTCATATCAGCAGGGAAGGGCGTGGCTGAGAAGGCTAGCCGCCTCTACTCCCGTCTGTCTTCTCAAACTTCGTTAACACAG GATTCAAACTGTGACCAGATTAGTGTATCCTCACTGACCTCAGGAGAGGCAGACTGCTCCTCGCTTCTTGATAATGATTCCTGTTTGGACCCAGATGGCTTTACCTCCCCCCAACATGGCAGCATATCTCGACTCAGGAGGAGCCCTATTGTTGGTCATACCAACCTGAGCAGCCCCAGCACCCCCAACAGAGTGTTCAGACACAACTCCTTCTCTG GTGGTTTGGCACTTCCATCTAAAACTCCTCACACTCCAGATTCCTCCCCGGACACCAGCCGCTTCCAACCCACTCCCAATTACACCATTGAG GTGCTTATGTCTAGCTGTTCACTTTGTAAGACGTGTGACTGTCTGGTGTATGACGAAGAGATCATGGCTGGCTGGACAGCTGACGACTCCAACCTCAACAGCACTTGTCCCTTCTGCGGCACAGCCTTCCTGCCTTTCCTCAATGTGGAAATCAAAGATCTGAGACCTCAAAGCAG GTCTTCCAAGGAAAGTAATCCTGTTACAGAGGAGGACACGTCTGTGTCACTCAATCCCGAGGCCAAAATGTCTGCAGCAGACAGGTCAGCTCAATCACCTGCAGCTCCCCCGCAGGAGAGCAGCAGGAGTGCTGGGCCTGCTACAATATCTGCACCAACTTCAGCCTCTTCTCCGGTGACGGTGCCGTACCTGAGTCCTCTGGTTCTGTGGAAAGAGCTAGAGAGCCTGCTGGTGAACGAGGGTGACCAGGCCATCTCCTCCCCAAGTGTTGTCGACCAGCACCCCATCGTCTTCTGGAACCTTGTGTGGTACTTCAGAAGGCTGGAGCTGCCGAGTAACCTGCCGGCTCTTATCCTGGCCTCCCAGCACTATAGCCATGGAGACCAG ACTTTTCAGAACATTTCGTCCGAGGACAGTAAGCAGGTGCTCGTGAGGATTATGTGGGACAACCTAAAGTTACACCAAGACAAAGTTCAACCCTGTTATGTCCTGTGGAACACACACT GTGCTAACTCCTTAGTTCGCTCCGGGTTGTGTGAAGAAGGCCAGCTCTTCACAGTTGAGCTTCTGCAGGGTTTTGTGAGAAGTATTAAGAAGAGTGATGTCTATCAGCCCATGAGCCAGATCATCCAGCTCCTTGGACCAGAGCTGGGTTTCAAAAGACAGAG GAGCTTGTACAGAGATTTATTGTTCCTCACTCTGGTGTCTTTGGGCAAGAACAACATTAATATTG ATGCATTTGACCGGGAGTATAAATTGGCATATGATCGCCTCACCCCTAACCTGGTTAAACTGACACACAACTGCGATCGCCCCCCTGGAGCAGGGGTCATGGAGTGCAGGAGGACTTTTGGGGAACCCAGTCTGTGa
- the slc24a1 gene encoding sodium/potassium/calcium exchanger 1: MYCTRRKRLQLSRVLFLLSGVFLCTLYQLTISARLYEPLPMPQIGEDFGEGSTEGVEEAPVETQGLEEPLTVVHELEPTDQTTPEMHVEHHSETTSDFKATTSTESPLPSTTNRTVVHCIYVAPEPPQETPTPTPAPAPPVTTITPASPGEAPSVKGDYPEDIFSIEDRRRGWVILHIFGMMYMFVSLAIVCDEFFVPALGVITDKLAISDDVAGATFMAAGGSAPELFTSLIGVFIAHSNVGIGTIVGSAVFNILFVIGMCALFSREVLCLTWWPLFRDVSFYILDLMILIFCFLDNVIMWWESLMLVASYTLYVIFMKFNVQIEQAFKSQLNKHKNIVKIIAVEEPEKTNGDDEDNAPPAPEDKNLLKLKPSLQRGGSSASLHNSTMRNTIFQLMIHTLDPLGDGKFKDKAETLNNVARRKAESKTKDKTEDGGGKNEQTKEPDAAPAGTEKKEQPEDKKVLSNHVLVAIKKPRSQSLIPFYENVPAEEDGSGDAGSDEDDSDEPSEESSEESSEEEDEEEDEDEEEGEIEDEPLSLEWPDTRRKQATYLLLLPIVFPLWLTVPDVRNQKSRKFFVGTFLGSIMWIGIFSYLMVWWAHQVGETIGISEEIMGLTILAAGTSIPDLITSVIVARKGLGDMAVSSSVGSNIFDITVGLPIPWLLYSSTHGFVPVAVSSNGLFCAIVLLFLMLLFVTISIATCKWKMNKVLGSTMFLLYFIFLVLSVMLEDRIIVCPVSI; encoded by the exons ATGTATTGCACAAGAAGGAAACGACTGCAGCTGAGCCGGGTtttgtttctcctctctgggGTTTTCCTCTGTACCCTCTACCAGTTGACCATCAGTGCCAGACTGTATGAGCCTTTGCCAATGCCTCAGATTGGAGAGGATTTTGGAGAGGGTTCAACTGAGGGGGTTGAGGAGGCTCCAGTGGAGActcagggccttgaggaacctcTCACTGTAGTTCATGAATTGGAGCCCACAGATCAAACAACACCAGAGATGCACGTGGAGCATCACTCTGAGACAACTTCAGACTTTAAAGCAACCACGTCAACTGAATCTCCACTTCCATCAACCACAAACAGGACTGTTGTGCATTGCATCTATGTGGCCCCTGAGCCCCCTCAAGAGACACCCACTCCcactccagctccagctcctcctgtaACTACCATTACTCCAGCTtctcctggtgaagctccatcTGTTAAAGGAGATTATCCTGAAGATATCTTCTCTATTGAAGACCGCAGACGAGGCTGGGTGATCCTTCACATTTTTGGGATGATGTACATGTTTGTTTCACTTGCAATTGTGTGCGATGAGTTCTTTGTTCCTGCGTTGGGGGTAATCACTGACAAGTTAGCCATCTCTGATGATGTGGCAGGAGCTACTTTCATGGCTGCCGGAGGTTCTGCCCCCGAACTTTTCACCTCCTTAATAGGAGTCTTCATCGCCCACAGCAATGTGGGCATTGGCACAATTGTTGGGTCAgcagtttttaacattttgtttgtgATTGGAATGTGTGCTTTGTTTTCTCGGGAGGTTCTTTGTCTAACCTGGTGGCCACTTTTCAGAGATGTGTCCTTCTACATACTTGACCTCATGATACTCATCTTCTGCTTCTTGGATAATGTCATAATGTGGTGGGAGAGTTTAATGCTGGTGGCCAGTTACACTCTCTATGTGATTTTCATGAAGTTCAATGTACAAATAGAGCAAGCCTTCAAGAGCCAACTCAACAAACACAAGAACATTGTCAAAATTATTGCTGTGGAAGAACCTGAAAAG ACAAATGGGGACGACGAGGATAATGCCCCTCCTGCTCCAGAGGACAAGAATCTGTTGAAG TTGAAGCCATCTCTCCAGCGAGGGGGAAGCTCAGCTTCTTTACACAACAGCACCATGAGAAACACCATCTTCCAACTTATGATCCACACGTTAGACCCTTTAGGAGATG GAAAATTTAAGGATAAAGCTGAGACTCTGAATAATGTGGCAAGACGGAAGGCAGAGAGCAAAACTAAAGACAAAACCGAAG atggtgggggaaaaaatgagcAGACCAAAGAGCCAGACGCCGCTCCGGCAGGAACAGAAAAGAAGGAGCAGCCAGAAGATAAGAAGGTACTCTCCAACCATGTCCTGGTGGCTATCAAAAAGCCCAGAAGTCAATCTTTGATACCTTTCTAT GAAAATGTGCCTGCAGAGGAGGATGGCTCAGGGGACGCTGGCAGTGATGAGGATGACAGTGATGAGCCCAGTGAGGAGTCCAGTGAGGAGtccagtgaagaagaagatgaggaggaggatgaagatgaggaagaaggggagatCGAGGATGAGCCTCTGTCTTTAGAGTGGCCTGACACACGACGGAAACAAGCCACCTACCTCCTGCTGCTGCCTATAGTCTTCCCTCTGTGGCTAACAGTTCCTGATGTTCGCAACCAG AAATCCAGAAAATTCTTTGTGGGCACCTTTCTGGGCTCTATTATGTGGATTGGTATCTTCTCCTACCTCATGGTGTGGTGGGCCCATCAG GTGGGTGAGACCATCGGCATCTCTGAAGAGATTATGGGTCTGACTATCCTGGCCGCAGGGACATCCATCCCAGACCTCATTACTAGTGTGATTGTGGCACGTAAAGGCCTGGGGGACATGGCTGTATCCAGCTCTGTGGGCAGTAACATCTTCGACATCACTGTGGG CTTGCCCATCCCATGGCTTCTGTACTCATCCACCCACGGTTTTGTTCCAGTGGCAGTCAGCAGCAATGGGCTCTTCTGTGCCATAGTGTTGCTTTTCCTCATGCTCCTCTTTGTCACCATCTCCATTGCAACCTGTAAATGGAAGATGAATAAGGTCCTGGGCTCCACTATGTTTCTGCTCTACTTTATCTTCCTGGTGCTTAGTGTGATGCTGGAGGACCGCATCATTGTCTGCCCTGTTTCCATTTGA